The genomic region ACAAGCTGAACTCCAAGTGTTCTCTGAATCGTATCCCCAAGAAATCCATAAAACTCTGAGGATTTATCAATGCCTTTTATGTAATCCACTGCCAGAGCAATCTCAGAAAGATAAAGATAGTTCAATGCGAGCGTTATCGCATCATTTGATTGGGTAAGGCTTTCTTTTATTCTTTCAAAAAATTTTTTGAGTTCATTGAGACTGTTGATTTTAACTCCCTCAAGAGCATAGATAAGGGGAAGTCCATAGGCTGTATCGGGAAACTCAAATAAGAAGTTTTCTGTCTTTTCTGAAAGAGTAGTTTTTAAACTCTCTTCTGTCTCCTTAAATAAATCTTGCAGTGCCTTTTTTGCTATTTCAATTAATTGTTCTATCATTGCCTGTTCCTTACATAATTTTTCAAAAAAGCTGGAATTCCGCTTGCTTCTTTTGTCCCTACAACAACCTTCCAACCTGGAAGTTTATCCTCTATGGCAGCTTTAAGCATGGCAACATATCCAGGGATTATGAGTTCCCTATGATTTAGCTTTTCTTCAATTCCACTTTCCTTTATAAACTGTGCAATTTTGCTTGCAGAAAACTTTCCTGCTGCCCATGCTGTAAGAACGCTCAAGCCATCACAATCCATTATGGCAAGCCATGCAGGGACTTTGCTGTTTTCTATCTCGCCCTTTACGAGAAAATAAGTTAATGCAAAGTTGGTGGTAACTATTATTGGACTGTTTTCATCAGGCTGTCCTACCTTGTATATGTCCTGCTTTACCTGCATCGGGACCTGAGGGTCTGAATAAATGTTTTGTCTTAATGTGAAAAGCACGAGATTTTTCCATCCTGTGATTTCATTCAGAACAACAATGGATGAATATTTAAGAATTGCTAAAGAAGCAAGAACAGTTTCATAAAAAGGGTCTTTTTCTCTGAGAAGTGTCAAGACAGGATATCCCAGAGATTTTATTCTCTTTTTCAATGATGCCCGTCTTATTAATGTGTTGTCAGTAAGAAGCTCTATGGCTGTCTGAGGCTCTGTATCAATCAGTATTTCTTCAAATCCAAGACTCTGAATTTTTTCAACCATTGAAATGACCTTTTCTATTCCCTTTGCTGTAACTGTTAATGGAACATTGTATTTCTTTGCTATACTTACCATTTCATCAATGTTTTGTTCACTGGCTCCGTAAAGAATTGGTCTTATGGTTAATAAATCATTTAAAACTAACTCTGCAGAGTGAGGGTTAAAGGTTCCAAGAATCATGGGTATCTGAGCTTTGTTAATTATTTTTTCAACTGCTTCCTTAAATCTTGAAGGGTCATTGGATTCATCTTCAAGAAAAACTGCATCAATCTTGAGTATTTCTCCGACTCTCTCTATCTGAGAGTTTACCACTTCCTGCAGTTTTTCGTCTATATTTTTGTCAGTGTCTTTTATTTTTAATGCAAGCACTGTAGGATGGAAAAACTTTTTTTCATGCCTGAAAAGACACTGTTCTTCGCCGATTTTTATGGATTTATTTTGAGGTCCAAAGACAATTCCCCTTATTGGAGGAGTTGCGGCTTCTTTAAGCTTTGCCTTTACCTCGTCAGATGCCTCAGGACACTGTTCAATGTCTGCCTGACCCTGAGCAACCTTCATTGCAAAGGCAAGGCATGTGGGAAATCCGCATTTTTTACAGTTTGTCTTTGGAAGAAGCTTAAATATTTCTATTCCTGTAAGTGCCATATAACTCCTCAATAAATTTTTTTGTAGTTTTTACTGCCTCTGGATGTCTCATTATCAAAAGCTCTGCTCCTGAAAGCAGAAATGAACAGGCTGTTACAGCCTCCCACATAATAGCTCTTTCATGCAAACTCCCCCACTCAGGAATCTCTTCCTCAGTCGCCTGAGTCTCTTTTGTTTTCCATACATAAAAGCCAACATCAGCAACCATTGGAACACAAAGCATACTGTCTCCCTGAAGAAGTCCTGCAATTCTTATTCTTTCCATCACCGAATAGGTATACTCAAATCCATATCCCAGAGCAGAACACATGGGGTCTATGATTATCTTTTCTCTTGGAAATCCTATTTGCGTAATTAAAATATTTAATTGCTTTGCAAGATTTACGTCAAGCTCAGACATGGCAATAAGACTATGACCTCCTGCCATTGCAGAGGCAGCAATTGTTTTGTAGTTTCCTTCCTGTGCCTTTCCCACTATACAGTTATATCCCCTTGCAGTATCAGCAACAACAGGTAAAACCTCTGCGTCCTTTTCAGTATGATTGCTTCCAAGAATAATCATTGGTAAGTCTATCTCAGAGATAAGCTTTTTTACTGCCTGGGCAGCTTGTTCAGGTTTGGAATTCTTGCTGTCTGGATGAGTGCTCATAAGTCTTAAAGCAATTGCTTCTGCACCAAGAGACTCACAGAATTTTGCCCATCTTACAGGGTCTTCCCATACTGAGGAGTAAACCCTGGCAAGTTCTTCAGGATAGTCCTCAGGCACATCATCCTGAATTTCAAAGGCGATCAAAGGTTTATGAGGAAATGCTCCTTCAAAAAAATGAAAGGGCAGTGCAGATTCTCCACCAAAAAAAGCTTTTTTTACGCTACCAAAAGTAATTTCAGGAAGTTTTCCTGAGTATGTTTCTTTCGGGATTGAAAAACTCATTTAACACCTCTAAATTTCAAGATAAGAGTGTGCATAAAGGGTTTTGCCTGTAATTACATTAACTGTTTTTACTACTTCAATCACTTCAGAGGGATTTACAATTGCAGCGGAAAGACCCTCATACATGAGAAGGGCTAAAAAATACCTGTTCAGAATCGGTCTTACCTGTCTGGGGCATCCATTTGAAAGATTACTGAGTCCCACAATTGTCTTCATAGGTGGATCATTAAGCTCCTGAAAAAGCTTAACAGCACGCAGCACTTCCTTTGCCTGATGTTGAGATGTTGATATCTGCAAAACCAGTGGATCAAGAAATATATCTTCTAATTCAATCCCGTATTCTGTTGCCTTTTCCATGAGCTGAACAGCTATTTCAACCCTTTCTTCGGCATCTCTTGGAAGCCCACCTTTGCCAACAGTAAGTGCTATTATGGGAGCAGCATATTTTGCTGCGAGTTCAAACATTATGAATCTCTCAGGATCAAGGGATGTTGAATTTATTAAAGGCTTTCCCCATTCATTGTTGTGAATTCTTAATCCTGCCTCCATCGCCTTAGGATTTGTGGTATCAAGAGATACTGGAAGTGGCACTGCTTCCTGAATAGTTGTAACCATCCACTCCATAAGAGCCTCTCCATCGTCCTCAGCAGGACCAATGTTTGCCTCTATCATGTGAGCTCCAGCCTTCCACTGCTCAATAGCAATCTGTTGAATTGGCAGTTTGTCTCTCTTTAAAATTGCTTCACGAACTCTTTTTGAGATAATAGTCAATCTTTCTCCGATAATCAGCATCACTCCTCCAACAAAAGTTTAATAAAAAATTTTAACACAATTAAACAAAAATTTTTGGAGATTTCGATTTTTCTTGACTTTTTTTTTTTTTATTATGATTTTATTTAATTTAAAAGACTTAAAAGAAAGCACTCACAGAGTGAGGCTATGTTTTTAATAAATGACAATGATATGAAAAAATTGACTATTATAATAATCTCTTTAGTTTTCCTTACAAGTTGTGCAAGTTTTTTACCACAAAGTGGTCCATCTAAACCAGAAATTTATTTATCAGCAGCGGATGTTAAATCTGAAAGCATTGAACCTTTTTTAACTATTGTGGAGCTAAATCCAAAACAATCAGCTTTACTTGAAACAGAAAATAAAATCAATTTATCAGATTTTACTGCCCCAAGATACTCCCCTTGTCTTGGTAAAGG from Thermodesulfovibrio sp. 3907-1M harbors:
- the acsC gene encoding acetyl-CoA decarbonylase/synthase complex subunit gamma, producing the protein MALTGIEIFKLLPKTNCKKCGFPTCLAFAMKVAQGQADIEQCPEASDEVKAKLKEAATPPIRGIVFGPQNKSIKIGEEQCLFRHEKKFFHPTVLALKIKDTDKNIDEKLQEVVNSQIERVGEILKIDAVFLEDESNDPSRFKEAVEKIINKAQIPMILGTFNPHSAELVLNDLLTIRPILYGASEQNIDEMVSIAKKYNVPLTVTAKGIEKVISMVEKIQSLGFEEILIDTEPQTAIELLTDNTLIRRASLKKRIKSLGYPVLTLLREKDPFYETVLASLAILKYSSIVVLNEITGWKNLVLFTLRQNIYSDPQVPMQVKQDIYKVGQPDENSPIIVTTNFALTYFLVKGEIENSKVPAWLAIMDCDGLSVLTAWAAGKFSASKIAQFIKESGIEEKLNHRELIIPGYVAMLKAAIEDKLPGWKVVVGTKEASGIPAFLKNYVRNRQ
- a CDS encoding acetyl-CoA decarbonylase/synthase complex subunit delta, whose product is MSFSIPKETYSGKLPEITFGSVKKAFFGGESALPFHFFEGAFPHKPLIAFEIQDDVPEDYPEELARVYSSVWEDPVRWAKFCESLGAEAIALRLMSTHPDSKNSKPEQAAQAVKKLISEIDLPMIILGSNHTEKDAEVLPVVADTARGYNCIVGKAQEGNYKTIAASAMAGGHSLIAMSELDVNLAKQLNILITQIGFPREKIIIDPMCSALGYGFEYTYSVMERIRIAGLLQGDSMLCVPMVADVGFYVWKTKETQATEEEIPEWGSLHERAIMWEAVTACSFLLSGAELLIMRHPEAVKTTKKFIEELYGTYRNRNI
- a CDS encoding dihydropteroate synthase: MLIIGERLTIISKRVREAILKRDKLPIQQIAIEQWKAGAHMIEANIGPAEDDGEALMEWMVTTIQEAVPLPVSLDTTNPKAMEAGLRIHNNEWGKPLINSTSLDPERFIMFELAAKYAAPIIALTVGKGGLPRDAEERVEIAVQLMEKATEYGIELEDIFLDPLVLQISTSQHQAKEVLRAVKLFQELNDPPMKTIVGLSNLSNGCPRQVRPILNRYFLALLMYEGLSAAIVNPSEVIEVVKTVNVITGKTLYAHSYLEI